aatttttttgttttatttattttaacttttaaatttttattttatattcgtGTCTTGTCACATGACATGGTTAATATGATGTGACAAAGAGTTATATATATCACATGTcaatttcatccattttttttaaatagagcaattttgttttagtttttatataaatattatatttgttattaaagttaatatttttattaaatatttttaaaaaagtatttttaaattaattttaactatattattaaaatataattattaggttgatgtttgatattttctatgcaagtaatatttttataatgatttgattttgttatatCTACTTATTATTAGTGAACATGTAtagttataaagaaaaagtgaataaaAGTACGAGTTACCGAAAGTATTATGAAGAAATAATACTATCTAATATTGAATTATAGATGTAGAAAAATTGGCTATCTATTAAATTACTTCAACtcaactttttgtaattttttttatttaaatttatgaataacgatatttagtttatttaaatttatattttatattaaaatttatttaagtttatttatattgatattttattacatcatactttaatattattttcttatttgaatttatatttgagataaatgatagacttgttttaaaaatacttttatgaaCATTTAATAAAGATgtcgattttaataaaaatattaatataacatttatataaaaattaaatttggttttaatttaaaaaaataaaattgttttactttaaaaaatataattgaaatgaatcaaaataacaaattcataaatatgACCGAATTGAAATGAACATAATATACATGATATTGACACATACCATCTTATGTTAACAATATCATGTCACAATACAGACACATACCATATTACATTAACAATATCATGTGACATGATCCAAACATAAAACgtgactaatttttttatttaaaaaaaattaaaaaatcaacaatgtgacattttcttattattgttgAAACCACACTAACACAAAGAAccatatcaaattttcaaaaattaaaaaactaattttaaatattttttaaaaaataagaccaaataagtatttaaactaatatttaaatgattcaTGTGTtactttctaataaaatttactaaatcAATATTTCGAAATATATGAGTAGGtattatttaatgaatataatttatttcatatatatatatatatatatatacatatttatttatttaaaataatgataattttcgAGAAACCctatgtttgataaaatactaTCGGTTGAGAACggatatgataaataaatttcatatagTATAAAGGGTGTTATATCTAaagtcaataaattataaattctacATTAGTTatacaagagaagaaaaagaagtaaaaaacaaacttttattaGAGATAggtttatatactaatttagtttttcattgaatttatttaatttgatcttcttgttctttttgtggttaataatgttttaattttctaaaattgttcaatttagtaatttttcatgacaatatttaaataattaattataacaatagATAGATTGATGTTATTTGTAGGACGTGTAGTGTTTTTCTTTCATCACAATCTTCATATTCTAagatttttttcctttatcatCATATCCAACTTCATCACACCACCAtacataaaatttcataaaccTATATTTCATCTTCATAAAACACACGCTCCACATTCTTTAGGGATTTAATTGCACATTCCATTTTCTTCCTCCACGCATAAAAACCCATTTTCAACAGCAAACCAACCATCATTAACACAAAACGCACACGTAAACTAATGCACCTAACACTACTTTCAACCATAATCAACTTCATCTTCTCTCCCAATTAAGAACTAATCAACACATAATCACATATAATCAATTGGGGTTTCTTGAATTTGATATGGAAGTATGTTAAACAAGTAAAATTGATATTACAGACGGTCCAAATCTGTCAGTAATACATAAAATCCGTcggtaaaatataaatattgatagTTAAAATCCATTATAAAATTGTTGTCaataaatttgtcaaaaaatatgttgataaatATTGCAATCTAGTTCATCTTCTTCCCCACTCTCcctctccttcttctttctttcatttttactaCACTAGAAGGATGAACACATTCCAAACAACGGTGTTGATAAAATTTTGGGGCAAAACTTATTAAGATTCATGTCAAACATGTGGTGAAAAACGTTGTacaatggtggaaaatgttgtaTGATGGTGGAAAACTTTACATGATGGTGAAAACAACAGCGTTACAATGGACAACAGTGGCGTTGGATGGTGGTGGCAGTGCTTGTTAGAGAAAATAATCCCTCTCCTACAGGtgttagaaaaaaagaaggtggaGTAGAAAACTTCAATGACATCGATGGAGATGAAAATGGCGACCTCGATGAATGAAGATGGAGGCTTGTAGCTACAATGACCTAAGCTGAGATGGAGAGGTGGGGGAATGGAGAGGCTGCGTAATGGATCGAGATGAAGACCTGCgagagaaagaacaaaatatatattgtcTTTTGCGGATAGAGGAAAAAATGGACAGAAAAATTTTCACTTCTTTTATCGACAAATGTACCAATGAATTTTTCCATTAATAAGTGAAATATACATTACTGATAAATTTACCGAATTATAAacgaatttatttttatcgGTAAAATTTTGtcgataatttcatttttttttttaaatttgaaataaagacATGTGATTGagattttttgaatttgaaatgattttttgaatttgaaatgaagGTATGTGATTGATGTTTTGTGATTAAGATTTCGTGAAtttgaaatagaaatatttGATTGAGGTTTCTTGAAATTTGGAATGGAGGAAATGATATGGGATAGTGTTTCTTTTTGGGATGAAGGTATGTGGGGATGGGTgattaataatgattatttacGGTGAGTTGGTTGTGTGGTGATAAGTGGTTCGGTGTTGTAAGAAGATGAAGGTGATGATGGGATTGTGTAATGGGACCACGAGGTAAAGACAAAGGAGATGAAGTCTTTTAGTGTTATGATACTGAAATTGATGAATGAATCGAACGATTTCGTTATAACTTGGTTACAAAAGCAATCAGAGTAAGCAAAAGACTTTTAAAATACCATCCTTAGCAATTTGCCATTATTGAATTgcaactataaaaaaaaaaaaaaaaaaaaaccctttattttatacatacatTAATTACTCAATCTGCATAACATTGAATTGCTGTTTGCTATACCATTACATAATGTTGTTATAGAGTGAGATAATCCAATATGTAATATCAAGCAAtcagataaaagaaaaacagaatttTTCAGATACAGTGAAATTCGAAAAACTACCTTATCAAGTGAAAGTTTAAGATTTTTTGAGATGCTTAATGAATAGATTGATGTTGTGATCTGAAGTGCCACCTTGAGTGACTGCTTCAATAGCCAATTCCTTCCATTTCTTAGCATTACTCCTCATTTCTCTTCCAAGCTCCTTCTCCATAACAACCCTAATGGAATTCTGAATCTCTTCTCTTGTCACAATCCCATTCTCATCTTCTTTCAGTCTGATTCCCACTTTCCATACATCCTCAACAAATTTTGCATCGGTGGGTTGATCAGTCCATTGTGGGAGAGCAACCATTGGCACTCCCAAGCACAATGCTTCAAGAGTTGAATTCCATCCACAGTGTGTAAAAAAGCAACCAACAGCATGGTTTGACAGAACTTCCAATTGGGGTGCCCAATTAACTATCAAACCCCTTCCACATGCATCGATTTTCTTCCCCATTTCCTTTGAGAGATTCTTTGTATTGAAATCAGGGATGACCCACAAGAAGTTGAAACCAGTTGCCATTAGTGCAAATGCAATTTCCTCCATCTGGTGTGAGCTGAAGCAGACCATGCTGCCAAATGATATGTAGATAACTGACTCTGGAGGCTTTTGTTTGAGCCATGTAATCGGTGATGTGTCTAACTCAAACAGATTGAGAACGTTGTCTGTGTCATCTGGGATTGCCTTGTCCAAGTGAAATGATGGAACTGTTGGCCCAATTGTCAATACTGGAAATACCTTTGACATCGAATCCACCACCTTCTCATAGATATATATGGAACAACATCATTAGCTAAGACAAATTCAAGATAAGACTCAAGCATAAACATACGAAAGAGTAGGTATTGATTGGTTTGAAGTAGGAACCTGGTCCTCTAGCTTGTAGAAGGAGTTGACAAGAAGTAGATCTGCTTTGTGAATGTTAGAAAACTGATTAATAACCAAATGAAAGTATGCTGGATAGAAGGCAGGATCACAAACAAAAGGTGGTGCATCTCTGGGATGAAGCAAAGGAAGCCCTGGAACAGAGATTGGTGATAAAATAGGAACCTTGAGAAGTCCATGGTAGACATGGTAATATATGAAATTGACAGCACACATTTGAGTGAAAAAAGCAGCTCCTAATAACCGAAATTCCTTGGCTACATCCAACACCCATATCAGCAAAGGGTCATACACCACACAATCTATAGGCTTATCAGAAGAATTGTATTTGTTGATAAGTTCCCTCAAGCTTTTAGACCCCACTTCTTGCATGCGAGACAAATAGCTTTCTATAGAAGCAGCTTCAGCAAAACCACCTTCGTCATAGCCGTCTGATATGAAATCAAGTTGAACGGAGCCTAACAAGGATGAAGATTGAAGATGCATGGAGTTGGAAATGAAGATGGTTGTGAGCATGGTCACTCTCAGTCCTTTCGAACACAAGCGTTTGCTGAATTGTAGCATCGGGTTTATGTGGCCTTGGCTTGGGTATGGAACCACTAACACATGATTACCACCACTCActttctcttccatttcttcttcttcttcttcttcctatgCTCACAACAATGGAAGTTATCAGTTCCAatgaattcttattttctttctttcttgcaTCAATCCACTTCACACCAGCTCCTCCTCTCACACGTGTGGATCCTTCGCACAAAACTTGTGGAGTTATTTATAAAAgagaatgatattttgacaatactttttaacaacttttttgacaacgggacaAGTGTGATCATTtaattggtctatttgaatttatatttaaaaaatatttaaaacggaccaattaCAAACTATCACgatgtcaaaaagttgttaaaaaatgtttttaaaagaagtgttttcatttataaatgaaataataacactattttaaaattattatattctcTTTCCACTATTGAAATATCTGTTTTTCTATAAATTCTAAAGATTTATGATTCCATTTGTGGTGGTCTATGGCCATCACATTTGCCTATGACACTATTTTctttgaatgaagaagaaaaataaatgactaaactaatatttaaccttttatatatattatttattttgtatataccTGGATATATCCCTTTATTATCTATCATGACACCAAGACTACTTAAATACAAGTTATTCACACCTTTTAccatattcaataaatatatttaagctCATGTGACTAATGTCCATTCAATGTTATTTAAGATCGTTAgagaatattttgatatatatttattggtgtaaatatttaaaatttgatagtttgattatataattatatatttatataatatttaataaattagataaTATCACTATCATTTtggttattattatatataggaAAGTCATTATATTGGTATTTTCTTTGTATTATCAGTTTTATAACATAAtcacagagaaaaaaaataataaatatatataatattttatcaaaaaatacaCACTCACTCGTATTCAtcttgttttattcaaaatatctGAACTCTATTATTGACTTTAAGTGTCATAAAgcttttttaaatagatttctCCATGTGTTTCAACTCTCACACTTAAATCTTGTCACCTAttcaaataatgataaaaacacaaactaataaagattatttaaaatgaagatatttagtaaaataacaatcttattaattataacctaatattgtttattatttttaatattatcttgcaattatttattattaatattattataaaaataataaaacattagaaaatacaattataaataattatgtatataaaatacaatgatAGATACATATTTGACTTTAATAATGATAGTGAAGAATTCTAAACCTAATCCTAGATTTCAATTCAGCAGTGGTCAAATCCAATTGGATCTAAGTATCACTCTCCCCCTCTATTTGTATGCCACGAAAAGGAgagcataaaaattaaaagaaaagagatacaGTAAAATTCaggcttaaatatttttttttttcaatttttattcaaattattgaaTTGGGTTTCTTTGCTGTTTTGGTTCCGTTAAATATcgatattaaaatgatttaattaggtTATTTTAGTTAGATTTGTATAAATAGATGTTAAAGTTGTCTTTACACATGTTATGTgtctattatttttgttttttgtttttttattatttttttttttcattttgaattggATATACTAATGAGATGAGTAAAGTACATTTCTATAATCTCCATCctcatcttttatctttatcctTATTTTACTACTCATTTCCATCCTATCTTCATTATCTCTAAACAATTTCACTATTTTGACTTCTAAAAGGTTTTCTTACATCTCTGAAATATTTTGCATCCGATTCTaccttatatattttttaatatttttatttaatgtttatttttataatgtaaaatagtgttttgatatttttatataactatttttattttctaactcatttacagtaatataataatttaatgatattgttataaatattgtttatcgCATTCaacataagtttaaaatatgaatattaatgtataaaataatagatttcattagaatttaaaaaaaataaaataaatacacatttaatatattttaaatacgaaaatatattttcattttatagttttttaaaaatatgttttaattttatcaattttctttcattaatataagttttttgGGTACCatgaaattttatatgatattataatttcaaatgtatatgattatattattattttaaaatatttgacattaaagaaataatatgcatcattttaatattgaatatttgataatattatgttttctttgtaagagtttttttattattttgtaaaaaataattaattgatatttaaacaataaaaaagtgAGTCCAAGTATATCCATGGGTACAAGATTATTCGTTATCCCGtaagaatgagaatgagaaagaaattcCATACTTATTGAATTTGACTGTAGGGATAAGAATGAAATTTTTCTACAGAAATGGATATTGAATAACTAATTCATTTCTCCCATTGGCATCTCTACTAATAGTTTTCCTAAAGAGatcattaaaaattgtaatataaaaattcaataaatgattttaaagaaaatttttcttttacataattAAAGACGAATATTGACACCCCCTTAGTTGTAAATGagtcaatttcttctttttaacaGTTCTCTTTAGTTAATATGACATTTGTTCATTTAAGTATcgataaaatgtttaatataaagTGAATTATTATAGATATTTATCTATAAACAAAGTTGTATAGAGCAGATAGAATGTTCCTAATATTGATTCATTCGAGTAATAACAAATTGTAACTCTTAATCTTGATTACGTAATGTAAccctatatataaaaaattaagatgaaCACTTCTTTTaccataaataatttatactgaATTCATGgttataaaaaatcaacaattttattttctactaaCTATAAGTAGAACATTAAATTCAATCACATCCTTCTacaacttcaaaatttaaataaactgcTGACTAGTATTCAGGCTTACCTTGACAAATCATTTTCACTCAACAAGGGCTGTCTTGATTTCTTCTCTATGTAATCCAAAAACATAAAGTTCATATCATCTTCTCCCTACTGAGAATTAGTCTATAAAAAGGCTGAATTTCGAACCATTTCATTCAGAAAAAGGTAAGGGTGAAACTGGTGGACTTGTCTCGTTTCTGTGAGTCAGATACAAAAGATTAAGCACAAGAACATTTAGAAATTCAAAAGATTGATGCGTTCAATCACTCCACCTTCATGTTTCTAAATTATTTGTAAGACTAACAAAAGGAGACAAAAATTACACGAGTGCTgcataaatttagaaataaaattagattagaaaaatatttgtacaaaatTTTTCCCAAATGTCAATAAATAGGACTTGGTAATTGTTAATGTTTGTACAATTTTCTGCAATTATCAAAAGGGCAACTGAATTTACAGTCACTAAATGGTTGTTACTACTATACCTCTCCACACTCTCCTCCTTACCTCCATTTGAACCAGGTGTTAGTAATTTCCTACGTATTTTCAGCTATTTCTTTTCCAACTTTGATTAAATGGTTACAAGTATACCCCTATAGTACCACTTTTTTATGTACACAATAAACACCCCGAGAACCCTCTTCAAAGCTGGCAGAAGCATAGTTGAAGACGGCAGAATCATCATCAGATTCAAAGACTGTTTATGCGCAACTATACCCTATCCTTGTCTAGGACAGATGCCATGGAATT
This genomic stretch from Vigna radiata var. radiata cultivar VC1973A chromosome 7, Vradiata_ver6, whole genome shotgun sequence harbors:
- the LOC106765766 gene encoding UDP-glycosyltransferase 74F1 is translated as MEEKVSGGNHVLVVPYPSQGHINPMLQFSKRLCSKGLRVTMLTTIFISNSMHLQSSSLLGSVQLDFISDGYDEGGFAEAASIESYLSRMQEVGSKSLRELINKYNSSDKPIDCVVYDPLLIWVLDVAKEFRLLGAAFFTQMCAVNFIYYHVYHGLLKVPILSPISVPGLPLLHPRDAPPFVCDPAFYPAYFHLVINQFSNIHKADLLLVNSFYKLEDQVVDSMSKVFPVLTIGPTVPSFHLDKAIPDDTDNVLNLFELDTSPITWLKQKPPESVIYISFGSMVCFSSHQMEEIAFALMATGFNFLWVIPDFNTKNLSKEMGKKIDACGRGLIVNWAPQLEVLSNHAVGCFFTHCGWNSTLEALCLGVPMVALPQWTDQPTDAKFVEDVWKVGIRLKEDENGIVTREEIQNSIRVVMEKELGREMRSNAKKWKELAIEAVTQGGTSDHNINLFIKHLKKS